tattgaaatatcATTCGACGTCAAGCTGAATTGGATGTTGCAGATTGCCAaggtattaaaaatattgtttaaattttttgattgttttattattcGATTGCTCTTATCTTTAGGGAATGGAGTATTTacatagcaaaaaaaaattccatcGAGATCTTAAGTCTCGAAACATTTTGCTCTTTGACAAATACCGTACCATAAAAATATGCGATTTTGGTACAGTGAAAGATCTTGAAACGATTAATACGGAATCCATTGGAACATATGTTTATATGGCTCCAGAAATTTCTGTAAGAATAATTTTATGTTCTATAAGGATAAAAATCTCTACAGTTGatgtcatttatttatacagaCGGGAGGAGGATGTTACACGGAAAAGTGTGATGTTTTTAGCTTTGGCATTGTTTTGTGGGAAGTAATGTCTGGGATAAAGCCCTTTCATAACTATTTATTAATGGATGCGATAGCTATCCAAATAAGAATTATTAATGGTAAgagtaatttaaaatatccAGCAGTTAGttataattgataataattaCAGGTGAACGTCCGAACATTAATGACATTAAGAGCTATAAACACTCCACTCACATTAAGCTCATGATAGAAGAGTGCTGGAAAGACGATCCATCTCAGCGACCGACAATGAAAGTACTGGCATTTTTCCTTGGCTTTGATCCCTATTCGTTTGTCTGTGTTCCTAACTTAATGTCAGCGGCTAAACCGTTGCAGGACATATGTGAAGAAGATTTTCGATTTCTAAAACAGGATGGCGACATATTAACATCTAATATTGAATAGTACTAATTGaacaatatacaaacataaaaaaacaagtaagaaagcaacagtcgagtgtgctcgacaatacctgttacatacatttcctgccggaacaaagttataatacccttctacgctatgggtaccgggtataatTAAGGTTGTAATTAGTGCATAATGCTTCTAATAAATATCGTTATACTCTACATATTATCCCAGGTTAATATAATCTAATACCAATACCTTCACGCATTGTtcataaaaattctttttcatAGAAAATCTAAAAACCATAACATCTTAGTTTTGTCTAATCCGAATGCCATGTTTTAGTCAACTTCATTGtagataatacaaattataatttctaagGAACCTACATATACTAAACTCATCAAACATAGATTACAACTTCATTGCCAGATATCGATAAGAATTTCTTATCATTGTGATAAGCAATTCGTCAACAAACCGtcaaaaattgattaaaaacttttaGTCAGCTTGTGTTAGTCAACTATGGACAACGTGAGTAACATAAAATTGGGAAAAAGGGTAAGAAgagtataatatttttctcttacgtacaaatcaattaataattatattttagattgGATGCGGCAGCTATGGAGTGGTTCACAAAGCAATTTGGCAAGCTAATGACCAACTAAAGAAAATTGCAGTCAAAATAATTCAAGAAAACAATGAAGATTCCGAAAcagaaattattaataagaagaagaatattTTGAACGAAATTCGGAATCTACAACAGTTTAATCATAGGAACATTGTCACACTGTATGGAGCCGCAAAAGATCCTGACAATACCATTTACATGATTTTCGAGTTGGCAGATTGTGGATCACTCTACAATTTTTTGCATTGCTCAGCTAACGACGTTAGCTACGTTGACAAGATAAACTGGATGGCGCAATGTGCCAAGGTAAGCattaaatcttaaatatttctttagttATTGAATTcgatttgctttcttttttagGGAATTGATTATTTACATAGTAATAATACAATACACCGGGATCTGAAAACTCAAAACTTGTTGCTTTTCGATAAATATCGAAGATTAAAAATAGGGGATTTTGGGACAGTGAAACAACTTACTACGATTAATACGGAATTTATTGGAACTATTCGTTACATGGCCCCAGAACTTgttgttagtatatttagtttgtagatatacatacatactcgtatatagtatatattatatacttagTCAATTGTGTTCGATTCTTTTCGATTATTTTATTCTCTTAGATAGCAAATGGGAAATACACGGAAAAGTGCGACGTTTTTAGCTTTGGGATTATATTTTGGGAAGTCATGTCAAGGAAGAAGCCTTTCGAGGACTTAAAGGACATGCATCCATTggcaattcaaaaaaaaattttagaaggtacaataattgaaaatctctgcaattcttattatttgtcTTCAATTCCAGGTCTTCGTCCAAATATAAATGATGCGATAACTTATGAAGGTTCGGATTGCTTTAAACGAACTATCGAAGAGTGCTGGGCAGAAGATCCTGGAATTAGGCCCAGTATAAAAGAACTGATTGGcgttttcaaaattaatcGTATAGTTTACTGTAATGTAAACTACGATGACATAGAGTTAGGAAAAATGGTAAATTTGGACAATCATTCCAAGTTAACTAATTACATTAGagattttattttcatgtaGGTTGCCAGCGGTAAATATAACGAAGTCTACAAAGCAACTTGGTATACCGAAGGCCAATACAAAGATGTTGCCGCGCACATTAATAGAAGTTGCATTCCGGATTTCAAATATGAACAAAGTACCCTCAGCATAATCTACTATCTAAAGAACTTAAAGCATGAGAATATTGCAACATTATATGACGTCTCAAAAACGCACGACAACAGAATTTGCTTGCTTTTTGAGCTTGCAGACTGTGGATCACtttataattgtttacatCATACGGAAATCAAAATTTCTTATATTGTAAAGCTAAATTGGATGCTTCAATTTGTCAAggtatgttattattatctgCATTTATCCAGTTATTGTATATGTTCGCCACTTCCTTACAGGGTATGGAACATCTGCTTAGTATAGGAATAAGTCACCGAGACCTGAAATCAAAGAACTTGATGCTTTTCGATGAATATCGTACATTGAAAATCGGTGAATTTATTGCAGTGAAGCCACTTCATTTAAGTGATACGTTTATTGGCCCAGTTCATTATACGGCTCCAGAAGtttatgtacataagtataattcaatatttgtacaatatttttattttaatttattctatttatgtaGGAAACACATGAGCATACGGAAAAAAGTGATGTTTTTAGCTTCGGAATTATTTTCTGGGAAGTAATGTGTAGAAGGAAACCCTTCCATGACATCAATCCATCAGATATctctaaatttataattagtgGTGAGAAAAATTGACCATTTAATATCTATTCttctaatatttaaaaaattcaggTGGTCGACCTAACGTGGATGCCTTACCTATTTATGAGGATTCGGATCACAtcaaatacataattaataagtGCTTCGCGAGATATCCAGAAAATCGCCCTACGATTAATAAATTGTCTGTTCAGCTCCACTTTGATCCCAAAGTCTTTACCATATTTCCTGATCTAGTGAACCGTATTGAACcattggcaaatatttgcgaTGCAGATTTTAGtttgcaataaacaaaaagcctTAATTATAgtaaacatatatgtataaaagtGTTGAGAGTATGAGGCATtctaatacaatttaatatgtatgcatatgcatatattgtaCGTCTGCTCTGTCTATCAGCGGGATTTTTCTGCGTCAATTCCAAACACTTAGATACATACAATGGGACAATTACCGGAAATTGCATATATGAATAATGtgcaataatacaaaaaaaaacctaaacaTCCGCAATTGTATATATAACAGTGTTAAGTTTATCGATAAGAATTTCTTATCAACGTAATAAACAAGTCGACAAGAAAGAAGCAAAAGTAGATTAAAAACTTTAGTCAGTTTGTCGTACTCAATAATGGACAACGTAGATATTAACGTGAGTTACAGCGATATTCATTTGGGGAAAAAggtaaaaatcaaaaaaaattaattcgttcataaattcattacatattttattaatttttaaatttctccCATAGATTGGCAGTGGTAGTTATGGTGTTATTCACAAAGCAATTTGGCAAACTAAGAGTATTGcagtaaaaataattcaagaaAACACTTCAGACACAGAAACGGAAAAAAGAATTAAGGAGTCAGAGGTTTTGACCGAAATTCGGAATCTAAAACAGTTTAATCATAGGAACATTGTCACGCTCTATGGAGTCGCAAAAGATCCTGACAATAGCATTTGTATGCTTTTGGAATTTGCAGATTGTGGATCACTCTACAATTTTTTGCATTGCTCAGATAACGACGTTAGCTACGTTGACAAGATAAACTGGATGGCGCAATGTGCCAAGGTAAGCAttaaatctttaatatttttttagttattaaattCGATATGCTTTCTCTTTAGGGAATGGATTATTTACATAGTAATAATACAGTACACCGGGATCTCAAAACTCAGAACTTGTTGCTTTTCGATAAGTATCGAACGTTGAAGATATGCGATTTTGGGACAGTAAAACAACTTACTACTATTAATACGGAATTCATTGGAACCATTCGATATATGGCCCCAGAACTTCTGGTAAGTAtacttgtattttgtatttaaatatatatacgagtaGGTCGctagtatttcattttgattattttatttatataggaCGCAGATGGGAAATACACGGAAAAGTGTGACGTTTTTAGCTTTGGGATTATATTTTGGGAAGTCATGTCAAGGAAGAAGCCTTTCGAGAACTTAAAGGACATGCATCCATTCGCAatccaaaagaaaattgtagaagGTACAAATAATCGAATATCTCTTGCATTTCTTATTAATTGACATTTATTTCAGGTGTGCGTCCGAATGTAAATGACATAATGACATTTGCAAATTCGCATTTGATCAAACAAAGTATTGAAGAGTGCTGGGATCAAGATCCAGAGATGCGGCCGAGTATGAAGGAAGTGATTTGTGATATTAATGTTAACAGCAAAAATGATACAAGTTTATGCATCGACGATATTGAAATGATAGAAATGGTAAGCTAATGTAATCATgtggaatatttattaatgataTTGTATTTCAACAACAGATCGAACGTGGCAGCTATTGTGACGTTTACAAAGTTCGTTGGCGAACTGAAAGTCACAGCAAATGCGTTGCAGCAAAAGTAATACAAGAtgttatttcaaatatagaCATAGAAAAACATATTCTCGATCTCAGCGGTCATCTGAAATGTctatgccacaaaaatattctaaCATTTTATGATGTTTGTAAGACATATACCAATAGAATATGTATGCTCATTCAGTATGCAGACTGTGGGAGCCTCCATGATTTTTTGTATCGATCGAAACACGAAATTAGTTATGTTGGCAAACTAAATTGGATGATGCAATGTGCGAAGGTTTGTAAACTTGTATCCAATGTCTGTTGAATAATCCATTTCAAATTACTTATAGGGTATGGACTACTTGCATAGCAAAGACATGCTACATTCAGCTCTAAGAacacaaaatttgttgctttgtaacaaatataaaacattaaaaattggAGATTATGGTTTAATTAAAAGAGCTGCCTTATATCCCAAACTAATGGGCGCCATTGATCAGGGAGAAGATCCAAATGCACTTGTATGTATTATACTTTTCAACATCATTCGAAATCaaatttagattatttttattaaattaggaTTACCTTGGAGTATGCGCAATGAAAACGAATGTTTTCATCTTTGGTATTATATGCTGGCAAATATTGGTAAGAAAGAAACCGTTTGACGACGACAAAATAACGCATTCGCTGGCTATCGAAGAAATTATCAATAATGGTAAGAAAACTCAAAAATAATCAGCATCGATTTAATTTCCCTCCGCTTTAGGTGATCtaccaaatattaaaaaaattgattgtTATCCCGATTCGTGGCACATCAAAAGTATTATTCAACACTGTTGGTATCGTGATCCAAAGGACCGACCGACGACGAAAACTCTGTCGCTTTTATTGCAAATGGATCCTGCGATATTTTCCAAGTATCCCCTTTTATTACATCGCTCTAAAGCACTGAGAATTGAGATTCCGGACAGGGAAACTGATCAAAAGAATGGTGAAGATTAATAAATTACGTTGCTTACATTACAATTATCCTTTggtgttttatattttttagtttcagGCGTTTAAATCTTCAATGTTTCTAAATGTGTTGAGTTTCAAGCACTTTGGTATAATAAATTACTGTTTTACTTATGTCAACCAAAAAGTCAATGCTAGCTTGTTTCGTACAACggtgcgtatacgcaataacaataaactaCTATGGTAGACTTTCAGCAAACAATTCTTACACTAGAACTCTGGCAGCGAATAGTTTATGGTCTActgtttacacacacaaagttgGTGAGCATAATTCATGTGCAGCGACTTATTTACGACGCTGACCTTTGTCAACCGGAAACGGAAGTGTGCgttaacatatttaattatgtcCTGTAGGCCAAAATGCAGACCATGTCATGCTCAAAGTCCACTTGGCACTCACAGCTAAAAGAATTATGACATCAACGCCACCGACAGCGTCGTCCACAAGTGCCAAATACATATAGTAGAACTTGGCCAACTTAAATGTCTCCTCGTCACGCAATAGAACAAGAAATTGACCAACTGTGATTTAAtgcgtagcatacttttaggattgCTAAAATAGAAAACACCACATTGCCAAAGAGAGACCAGTGAATTGGTCGGCACCACAGGCAGCCAATGGATTAGGATTACTGCCAAGCAGGACAATATGTGTCCCGTGCTTTGGACAACCGACAACTGGAAGTCGTAAGTGCGCAATGCTTTTGCAAtgcaatatcaataaaaatccTAAATGCCACCATTTTACTTCCTCTATTCTTACTCCTACGCTTGGCGAAAACAAGTTACCCCATTAGCCAGCACTTGACGCTGAGTCGCTTTTATTCcatgcaatttattgttttgctttgaaaaatattttcgcttctttctgttttatttttgttttttgttttttgtgtcttTGGGCCAGGGCCGTGACCTATACCAATCAGTAGACGCATTGTTTATGATAAATTGAAATGGTTGCCAGTTGCATATGCGCCCAGGGTGGATGTGTGGAGAaaacgaggaggaggaggaggaaaagAAATGAGGGAAACTGCGATAAATAAGCACCCACTATGTAGTCATCGTCGAGGACGTGCACGAGGCCAACGGATGGATTTAACGCTCTTGGGCGCCACTAATTGTTGGCGCTTTGTTATTGCCCCTCCGGGCCTGAACGTTTCATCTACAGCATCCTCTGGCGGCCATTGTGTTCTCCAGAGAATGCATACATAATGAAACTCTAGCATCTAGCTGAGAGTTTTGGCATGCAAGAGATTATCCTCAAGAGCAGCAAAtgcttaaaaaacaaaaacaattgtgtTTAGCCTGGTTGGAGAATGCATTTggcaatttgaataatttgattccattttttttttttttttttgttgcttctctattttcaattttttattttctattttcgctttttttttgtcgtttttcgttttctgctgctgctgtcgctgtcgttttCGTTGCTTGTGACTTGCAGCTATGTTGGGAGCCAAGAGGTTATTACTGTCATAGCCACTCGAGCGCAAGCAACCGAGGCACCCACGCAGCGCACAGGCAACCAAAGGACCACAGGCAAtaacagacagagacagacgaACTGCGCGAGCGAGAAGCAACGAAAAGCGACactgacagagagagagagcgagagagcgccGCACCCACATGCCACAACGTTCGGCATTTCCACTCGGCTTGAACTCGTCTCATCCTGCGTTCGTGTTTTGCCAATGACGTCGTTATTTTGTTCCCTTTTAATACCCGCTTCACATTGATTAGTAGGGTATGATTGCTTCATGACAACCAGTTTTATAGtattcaaaaaacaaaaaaaaaattaacatgtaaataaagaaaaatgctatatatgctatatatactatatgtatacaaatgcaattgatttatttaataagcatACGTCTCAACTATATGTTTTTTGCTGATACCCCAAGGGTTATCACCTCAGtctacaaataatataattatttatttacaataatatatttttgatctcTTCTGATTTTACCCTTAGGCTTATAAGTGAGCTTTTCAGTGCTTGCAGTGCCTTGGGCTGAATCGCATAGAAAGACGTCGGGTAAACTCGATAGTAGCTTTgttctctttctgtttttttggtgGGGATTtcgtgtggcagcaacagcacaattCCGAATTCCTTAAACAGTTTGCAGTTGGCCAACGCTAGCGCCAGAACGTGTTCGCTTAACACGCAGTTCGCTGTCAATATAAcgtaatatttttcaaaattgttgtcCCTACAAATTTTGGCAAAGAATCAAAGTCAACTCGAAGACATCGCAAAAGTCGCGTGtgtttcccaaaaaaaaaaaaaaaaaataaataagttgaaGAGCGGAAGAAAATGCCAAGTGTGAATATGTTTAACCATCTGTGTCTGATGAGGGCGTCATCTATTTTGCTGCTATTGCAGCTCATTAGCTGTATATCAATGGGTGTGTGTTGTTTATGTGTTATCATTTGATTATTTGTTGTGTACAAATGTGAAGGATTGCAACTAAAAAcgtatcatcatcatcaccatcatctaCTTCACAGGCGCAGCCATAAAATGCTATGTTTGCGATTCCAGCGACAATCCCAGCTGCGCTGATCTCAGCTCCAATTCAAGCATTGAGTCTGTGGTAAGTGTTGATTACTAATTCATCATCTTTCATCCGTCGAGATTCTGATTAATTAGCTGGCGATTTGTTGTTGAGCGCTGGAACTCCAATCCAACATAGTTAGCGTAAAACTCTGGCATTCTGGTTAACCTTTTGCCAATCAGCAGTAGTTGACCTTAATCAAAGTGCCAGCCAAGTTTCCAAGGCAGCTGCTTGCCAAGTTTCTAAGACATACTAACTGAAAACTACATAGCACATAAATTCTTGAAAAGCCGCCGACGCAGccataagaaaataaaaaaagtaacaaaaaacaagtacgaacgccaaaatgaaaatgaaagtaaaacgGAAACGGATGCGGATTCGGATTCGTAAAGCGGAAACGTCCAACGTTGTCGCTATTGTCGTCGTCTATCGTGACCGTTAAGTGAATGCGTTGGCATCTCTCCATTGCAATGTGTGGCCccaaaaatactttacttCCGCACAAGTCTATGAACGTAAATCTTAGCCACATGACAGCTTGGAAAAGCTTCTTGTTTTTCTcgactttttatttttccttttcaCAAAATTCGTTCACTTACTTCGAATGCCATTAGTTAAAGTTTAACCAtaaattctcatttttatCGCTACTCTGTTTTGTAAAAATGCAAGAAAAGTTTTCACATTAATTGATTAATCAACAATTCCGTCGAGATTGTCtgaaaacataatataattcATTGCTTAGTTTAGTCTTCAACTTAATTGACTAAtcaacaattaatttgaaattgtttgaaaGTTTAAACTAATCAAGTGTGCAAActttttacatttcaatttgttggctTCACAATATGTTTTATTCTAAAAGGCAGAGACTAATTTGCCGTCAACAATTTTGGTTTGCTAGGAATAGGATTTTCGCtaataaatagaattattTCATTGCTCAAGcttctaataaaaatatttgtatttattattattattttgcaacaTCTAAAAAACCTTTTGGattatgtttaaaaattatttattcaataataaaatgagcAAGTGCTtcagtaaatatttttgtttaacgAAATTACCAAGCCCAAATTTTCTAACCAAATAAAaccttttaaaattaaataaacagacgttagaatttttttaaactaccccatgtttaaaataaatttcaattttcttttgaaaacattttcataaatttttatatttacatcaAGAAACAGCAACTATAAAACTTAACTGCAAAAAAAGTTCTTCGGACAAAACCTTAATTGATTAACGATACTCTACAAAGtttgtataattaaaacattgtAGAGATTGTGTGCTCAACATCTGATtcagcaaattttatttatatttacccGTAAATTAAGATTTAAGCCAGCCAAGTAGACTTTGTGTAGTTGACTATGATTTTCGGCCAATGCATTGCTTTAGGCAAGGTCGCTGCAAGATCGATAACAGAAGCGATAACGATAGCGATAATAGTGACGGAGGCGATAATGTTGCTTGCACTGCTTGAAACAAGACATTGATAAGATAAAATCAGTTcactgcaaatgcaattatgaGTGCAATTACAGTGCATTCGCATTGAACGATAAAGGGGGACGCGTAGACAAATACAGTTGGTTGATTAATCATTATACATTGTATGCGttgaaaattcgaaaaatactTCTAAATGGAATTCTCGATTAGAACTGCACGCtgcaacaaatgaaatcaCTGG
This window of the Drosophila albomicans strain 15112-1751.03 chromosome 2L, ASM965048v2, whole genome shotgun sequence genome carries:
- the LOC117565345 gene encoding dual specificity protein kinase pyk3-like isoform X2; this translates as MDNVSNIKLGKRIGCGSYGVVHKAIWQANDQLKKIAVKIIQENNEDSETEIINKKKNILNEIRNLQQFNHRNIVTLYGAAKDPDNTIYMIFELADCGSLYNFLHCSANDVSYVDKINWMAQCAKGIDYLHSNNTIHRDLKTQNLLLFDKYRRLKIGDFGTVKQLTTINTEFIGTIRYMAPELVIANGKYTEKCDVFSFGIIFWEVMSRKKPFEDLKDMHPLAIQKKILEGLRPNINDAITYEGSDCFKRTIEECWAEDPGIRPSIKELIGVFKINRIVYCNVNYDDIELGKMVASGKYNEVYKATWYTEGQYKDVAAHINRSCIPDFKYEQSTLSIIYYLKNLKHENIATLYDVSKTHDNRICLLFELADCGSLYNCLHHTEIKISYIVKLNWMLQFVKGMEHLLSIGISHRDLKSKNLMLFDEYRTLKIGEFIAVKPLHLSDTFIGPVHYTAPEVYETHEHTEKSDVFSFGIIFWEVMCRRKPFHDINPSDISKFIISGRPNVDALPIYEDSDHIKYIINKCFARYPENRPTINKLSVQLHFDPKVFTIFPDLVNRIEPLANICDADFSLQ
- the LOC117565344 gene encoding tyrosine-protein kinase JAK2-like isoform X1, which translates into the protein MDNVDINVSYSDIHLGKKIGSGSYGVIHKAIWQTKSIAVKIIQENTSDTETEKRIKESEVLTEIRNLKQFNHRNIVTLYGVAKDPDNSICMLLEFADCGSLYNFLHCSDNDVSYVDKINWMAQCAKGMDYLHSNNTVHRDLKTQNLLLFDKYRTLKICDFGTVKQLTTINTEFIGTIRYMAPELLDADGKYTEKCDVFSFGIIFWEVMSRKKPFENLKDMHPFAIQKKIVEGVRPNVNDIMTFANSHLIKQSIEECWDQDPEMRPSMKEVICDINVNSKNDTSLCIDDIEMIEMIERGSYCDVYKVRWRTESHSKCVAAKVIQDVISNIDIEKHILDLSGHLKCLCHKNILTFYDVCKTYTNRICMLIQYADCGSLHDFLYRSKHEISYVGKLNWMMQCAKGMDYLHSKDMLHSALRTQNLLLCNKYKTLKIGDYGLIKRAALYPKLMGAIDQGEDPNALDYLGVCAMKTNVFIFGIICWQILVRKKPFDDDKITHSLAIEEIINNGDLPNIKKIDCYPDSWHIKSIIQHCWYRDPKDRPTTKTLSLLLQMDPAIFSKYPLLLHRSKALRIEIPDRETDQKNGED
- the LOC117565345 gene encoding dual specificity protein kinase pyk3-like isoform X1, which produces MDNVSNIKLGKRIGCGSYGVVHKAIWQANDQLKKIAVKIIQENNEDSETEIINKKKNILNEIRNLQQFNHRNIVTLYGAAKDPDNTIYMIFELADCGSLYNFLHCSANDVSYVDKINWMAQCAKGIDYLHSNNTIHRDLKTQNLLLFDKYRRLKIGDFGTVKQLTTINTEFIGTIRYMAPELVIANGKYTEKCDVFSFGIIFWEVMSRKKPFEDLKDMHPLAIQKKILEGLRPNINDAITYEGSDCFKRTIEECWAEDPGIRPSIKELIGVFKINRIVYCNVNYDDIELGKMVASGKYNEVYKATWYTEGQYKDVAAHINRSCIPDFKYEQSTLSIIYYLKNLKHENIATLYDVSKTHDNRICLLFELADCGSLYNCLHHTEIKISYIVKLNWMLQFVKGMEHLLSIGISHRDLKSKNLMLFDEYRTLKIGEFIAVKPLHLSDTFIGPVHYTAPEVYETHEHTEKSDVFSFGIIFWEVMCRRKPFHDINPSDISKFIISGGRPNVDALPIYEDSDHIKYIINKCFARYPENRPTINKLSVQLHFDPKVFTIFPDLVNRIEPLANICDADFSLQ
- the LOC117565345 gene encoding mitogen-activated protein kinase kinase kinase 7-like isoform X3, encoding MDNIDFNVSYENLHLGDFIDFGSFGDVYKAHWITESRDIVIKIIKSNESDILREIRNLKVLKHQNIVTFYGLAKNLDDRICMIFEYANCGSLYNFLHNNKNIEISFDVKLNWMLQIAKGMEYLHSKKKFHRDLKSRNILLFDKYRTIKICDFGTVKDLETINTESIGTYVYMAPEISTGGGCYTEKCDVFSFGIVLWEVMSGIKPFHNYLLMDAIAIQIRIINGERPNINDIKSYKHSTHIKLMIEECWKDDPSQRPTMKVLAFFLGFDPYSFVCVPNLMSAAKPLQDICEEDFRFLKQDGDILTSNIE
- the LOC117565344 gene encoding mitogen-activated protein kinase kinase kinase 7-like isoform X2 encodes the protein MDNVDINVSYSDIHLGKKIGSGSYGVIHKAIWQTKSIAVKIIQENTSDTETEKRIKESEVLTEIRNLKQFNHRNIVTLYGVAKDPDNSICMLLEFADCGSLYNFLHCSDNDVSYVDKINWMAQCAKGMDYLHSNNTVHRDLKTQNLLLFDKYRTLKICDFGTVKQLTTINTEFIGTIRYMAPELLDADGKYTEKCDVFSFGIIFWEVMSRKKPFENLKDMHPFAIQKKIVCVRM
- the LOC117565345 gene encoding mitogen-activated protein kinase kinase kinase 7-like isoform X4; translation: MDNVSNIKLGKRIGCGSYGVVHKAIWQANDQLKKIAVKIIQENNEDSETEIINKKKNILNEIRNLQQFNHRNIVTLYGAAKDPDNTIYMIFELADCGSLYNFLHCSANDVSYVDKINWMAQCAKGIDYLHSNNTIHRDLKTQNLLLFDKYRRLKIGDFGTVKQLTTINTEFIGTIRYMAPELVIANGKYTEKCDVFSFGIIFWEVMSRKKPFEDLKDMHPLAIQKKILEGCQR